A region of Scleropages formosus chromosome 2, fSclFor1.1, whole genome shotgun sequence DNA encodes the following proteins:
- the l3mbtl1 gene encoding lethal(3)malignant brain tumor-like protein 1 isoform X1 — protein MSAKVDLEVLTVGGDAPASDTPDIVPLEEGLPQRLCPQTTTSLVVSANTPIAQKGDVSHSRVEVVKGGGTNEPEASAMPSQVGGTCSIVHVLEWKEGMAILPGSNLKFRMSDSGTLEVVSDRKVTCAEPMAEATVTKEEHPEKRPARKVAKPGMCEQNQISPGPETQNKEGVALGPVSGCSVQLEQPVKEEPKPQEGASHHDGFDQEKRYCSEELHRDLANSKTETDEKMSSSQVTALDPELLKPMKKRKRKDYASPSEEESEIEAMEEKTEDLKICSSAGESKHNRSAFFFPAGPAEAKKEQWSWSQFLEEQRAVVAPPKLFQESQRVPQRKNGFRSGMKLEGIDPQHPSMYFVLTVAEVCGYRMRLHFDGYSECHDFWVNANCLDIHPAGWCERTGHKLYTPKGYKEEEFSWSNYLKLTKAQVAPKELFVSPGRTETPCNFEVGMKLEAVDRMNPSLICVATVTDVVDNRFLVHFDNWDDTYDYWCDASSPYIHPIGWCQERGLPLTPPQDYPDPDRFSWERYLEETGSTAVSPEAFQVRPPHAFQVKMKLEAVDKRSPALIRVATVEDIDTHRIKIHFDGWSHVYDEWMDADHPDIHPAGWCEETGHPLTPPLRESNAQPPGPREQPVSGQTSFSSVPCKGITHSRNTKYSFHHRKCPTPGCDGTGHVTGRFTAHHCLSGCPLAERNQGRLKTELSDTEGPGAKRNLLMFGQRNKKSRYHGRIGRPPKYRKSQQRTYQSMTVEGVYPSLFMSALSAHPDRTLSLCWEQHCKLLPGVAGIHASKVATWTVEEVFSFVQNLTGCEEQARLFRDEMIDGEAFLLLTQADIVKIMSIKLGPALKIYNAILMFKSTDEGLK, from the exons ATGAGTGCCAAAGTAGACCTAGAGGTCCTGACTGTAGGTGGAGATGCCCCAGCTTCTGACACCCCCGACATCGTCCCACTGGAAGAGGGTTTGCCTCAAAGACTTTGTCCGCAGACTACCACGTCCCTCGTTGTTTCAG CTAACACTCCTATTGCACAGAAGGGGGACGTGTCACACAGCAGAGTGGAGGTGGTGAAGGGGGGTGGGACTAATGAGCCAGAAGCTTCTGCCATGCCGTCCCAGGTGGGTGGGACCTGCAGTATAGTCCACGTGTTGGAGTGGAAGGAAGGAATGGCAATTCTTCCGGGCAGCAACCTCAAG TTCCGCATGAGCGACTCTGGCACGTTGGAAGTGGTGAGTGACAGAAAGGTGACCTGTGCCGAACCCATGGCTGAAGCAACTGTTACAAAGGAGGAACATCCTGAGAAAAGACCTGCCAGGAAGGTTGCTAAACCTGGCATGTGTGAACAAAATCAGATTTCTCCAGGTCCAGAAACCCAGAACAAAG AAGGTGTTGCCCTTGGGCCTGTGAGTGGCTGTTCAGTACAACTGGAACAGCCTGTCAAGGAAGAGCCTAAGCCTCAGGAGGGTGCAAGCCACCACGATGGCTTTGACCAGGAGAAGAGGTACTGCTCCGAGGAGCTGCACAGAGACTTAGCCAACAGCAA AACtgagacagatgagaagatgtCAAGTAGCCAGGTGACAGCCTTGGACCCAGAGCTGCTGAAGCCcatgaaaaagaggaagaggaaggactATGCAAGCCCGTCGGAGGAAGAGTCTGAGATTGAGGCCATG gaggagaagacTGAGGACCTTAAAATATGCAGCTCTGCTGGCGAGAGCAAACACAACAGATCAG CCTTTTTCTTCCCTGCAGGCCCTGCAGAGGCCAAGAAGGAGCAGTGGTCATGGTCTCAGTTCCTGGAGGAGCAGAGGGCTGTGGTTGCCCCTCCCAAGCTTTTCCAGGAG TCTCAGAGGGTCCCACAGCGGAAGAATGGCTTCCGGTCAGGCATGAAGTTGGAAGGCATTGATCCCCAGCACCCGTCCATGTACTTCGTGTTGACTGTGGCCGAG GTGTGTGGCTACAGGATGAGGCTTCACTTTGACGGCTACTCCGAGTGCCATGACTTCTGGGTCAATGCCAATTGTCTCGATATCCACCCGGCGggctggtgcgagagaacgGGGCACAAGCTCTACACACCCAAAG GGTATAAGGAGGAGGAATTCTCCTGGTCCAACTACTTAAAACTTACAAAGGCACAAGTGGCCCCAAAGGAACTATTTGTCAGCCCTGGTCGA ACTGAAACACCATGCAACTTTGAGGTGGGGATGAAGCTAGAAGCTGTAGATCGCATGAATCCATCCCTTATCTGCGTTGCCACAGTGACAGATGTGGTAGACAATCGTTTTCTTGTGCACTTTGACAACTGGGATGACACCTATGACTACTG GTGTGATGCCAGCAGCCCATACATTCACCCCATTGGTTGGTGCCAAGAGAGAGGCCTTCCCCTCACTCCCCCACAAG ATTACCCAGATCCAGACAGGTTCTCCTGGGAGAGGTACCTGGAAGAAACAGGGTCTACAGCTGTATCACCAGAGGCTTTCCAAGTG CGTCCACCCCATGCATTCCAGGTTAAGATGAAGTTAGAAGCTGTGGACAAGCGAAGTCCAGCCCTGATCCGTGTGGCCACTGTGGAAGATATTGACACACACAGGATTAAG ATCCACTTTGATGGCTGGAGTCACGTAtatgatgaatggatggatgcgGACCACCCAGACATCCACCCGGCTGGCTGGTGTGAAGAAACTGGGCACCCTTTGACACCGCCCCTCCGTGAGTCCAATGCCCAGCCACCCG GACCCCGAGAACAACCGGTTTCAGGACAGACAAGCTTCTCCTCGGTGCCCTGTAAAGGAATAACTCATTCTAGAAACACAAAGTACAGCTTCCACCACAG gaagtgCCCCACTCCGGGCTGCGACGGAACAGGTCATGTGACTGGACGCTTCACAGCGCACCACTGTCTGTCAGGCTGCCCACTGGCTGAACGCAACCAGGGTCGTCTGAAGACGGAGCTGTCTGATACCGAGGGCCCTGGTGCCAAACGCAACCTGCTCATGTTTGGCCAGCGAAACAAGAAGTCGCGCTACCATGGCAG GATTGGACGTCCACCCAAATACAGGAAGAGCCAGCAGAGAACTTACCAGA GTATGACCGTGGAGGGGGTGTACCCATCCCTGTTCATGTCGGCTCTCTCCGCTCACCCTGACCGCACTCTGTCCCTCTGCTGGGAACAGCACTGCAAACTGCTGCCAGGGGTGGCTGGCATCCACGCCAGCAAGGTGGCCACCTGGACCGTGGAGGAG GTCTTCAGTTTCGTTCAGAACCTGACCGGCTGTGAAGAACAAGCTCGTCTCTTCAGGGATGAG ATGATTGATGGTGAAGCTTTCCTGCTGCTGACGCAGGCTGACATTGTCAAGATAATGAGCATCAAACTTGGCCCCGCCCTCAAAATCTACAATGCCATCCTCATGTTCAAGAGCACCGACGAAGGTCTGAAGTGA
- the l3mbtl1 gene encoding lethal(3)malignant brain tumor-like protein 1 isoform X3 produces MSAKVDLEVLTVGGDAPASDTPDIVPLEEGLPQRLCPQTTTSLVVSANTPIAQKGDVSHSRVEVVKGGGTNEPEASAMPSQVGGTCSIVHVLEWKEGMAILPGSNLKFRMSDSGTLEVVSDRKVTCAEPMAEATVTKEEHPEKRPARKVAKPGMCEQNQISPGPETQNKEGVALGPVSGCSVQLEQPVKEEPKPQEGASHHDGFDQEKRYCSEELHRDLANSKTETDEKMSSSQVTALDPELLKPMKKRKRKDYASPSEEESEIEAMEEKTEDLKICSSAGESKHNRSAFFFPAGPAEAKKEQWSWSQFLEEQRAVVAPPKLFQESQRVPQRKNGFRSGMKLEGIDPQHPSMYFVLTVAEVCGYRMRLHFDGYSECHDFWVNANCLDIHPAGWCERTGHKLYTPKGYKEEEFSWSNYLKLTKAQVAPKELFVSPGRTETPCNFEVGMKLEAVDRMNPSLICVATVTDVVDNRFLVHFDNWDDTYDYWCDASSPYIHPIGWCQERGLPLTPPQDYPDPDRFSWERYLEETGSTAVSPEAFQVRPPHAFQVKMKLEAVDKRSPALIRVATVEDIDTHRIKIHFDGWSHVYDEWMDADHPDIHPAGWCEETGHPLTPPLRPREQPVSGQTSFSSVPCKGITHSRNTKYSFHHRKCPTPGCDGTGHVTGRFTAHHCLSGCPLAERNQGRLKTELSDTEGPGAKRNLLMFGQRNKKSRYHGRIGRPPKYRKSQQRTYQSMTVEGVYPSLFMSALSAHPDRTLSLCWEQHCKLLPGVAGIHASKVATWTVEEVFSFVQNLTGCEEQARLFRDEMIDGEAFLLLTQADIVKIMSIKLGPALKIYNAILMFKSTDEGLK; encoded by the exons ATGAGTGCCAAAGTAGACCTAGAGGTCCTGACTGTAGGTGGAGATGCCCCAGCTTCTGACACCCCCGACATCGTCCCACTGGAAGAGGGTTTGCCTCAAAGACTTTGTCCGCAGACTACCACGTCCCTCGTTGTTTCAG CTAACACTCCTATTGCACAGAAGGGGGACGTGTCACACAGCAGAGTGGAGGTGGTGAAGGGGGGTGGGACTAATGAGCCAGAAGCTTCTGCCATGCCGTCCCAGGTGGGTGGGACCTGCAGTATAGTCCACGTGTTGGAGTGGAAGGAAGGAATGGCAATTCTTCCGGGCAGCAACCTCAAG TTCCGCATGAGCGACTCTGGCACGTTGGAAGTGGTGAGTGACAGAAAGGTGACCTGTGCCGAACCCATGGCTGAAGCAACTGTTACAAAGGAGGAACATCCTGAGAAAAGACCTGCCAGGAAGGTTGCTAAACCTGGCATGTGTGAACAAAATCAGATTTCTCCAGGTCCAGAAACCCAGAACAAAG AAGGTGTTGCCCTTGGGCCTGTGAGTGGCTGTTCAGTACAACTGGAACAGCCTGTCAAGGAAGAGCCTAAGCCTCAGGAGGGTGCAAGCCACCACGATGGCTTTGACCAGGAGAAGAGGTACTGCTCCGAGGAGCTGCACAGAGACTTAGCCAACAGCAA AACtgagacagatgagaagatgtCAAGTAGCCAGGTGACAGCCTTGGACCCAGAGCTGCTGAAGCCcatgaaaaagaggaagaggaaggactATGCAAGCCCGTCGGAGGAAGAGTCTGAGATTGAGGCCATG gaggagaagacTGAGGACCTTAAAATATGCAGCTCTGCTGGCGAGAGCAAACACAACAGATCAG CCTTTTTCTTCCCTGCAGGCCCTGCAGAGGCCAAGAAGGAGCAGTGGTCATGGTCTCAGTTCCTGGAGGAGCAGAGGGCTGTGGTTGCCCCTCCCAAGCTTTTCCAGGAG TCTCAGAGGGTCCCACAGCGGAAGAATGGCTTCCGGTCAGGCATGAAGTTGGAAGGCATTGATCCCCAGCACCCGTCCATGTACTTCGTGTTGACTGTGGCCGAG GTGTGTGGCTACAGGATGAGGCTTCACTTTGACGGCTACTCCGAGTGCCATGACTTCTGGGTCAATGCCAATTGTCTCGATATCCACCCGGCGggctggtgcgagagaacgGGGCACAAGCTCTACACACCCAAAG GGTATAAGGAGGAGGAATTCTCCTGGTCCAACTACTTAAAACTTACAAAGGCACAAGTGGCCCCAAAGGAACTATTTGTCAGCCCTGGTCGA ACTGAAACACCATGCAACTTTGAGGTGGGGATGAAGCTAGAAGCTGTAGATCGCATGAATCCATCCCTTATCTGCGTTGCCACAGTGACAGATGTGGTAGACAATCGTTTTCTTGTGCACTTTGACAACTGGGATGACACCTATGACTACTG GTGTGATGCCAGCAGCCCATACATTCACCCCATTGGTTGGTGCCAAGAGAGAGGCCTTCCCCTCACTCCCCCACAAG ATTACCCAGATCCAGACAGGTTCTCCTGGGAGAGGTACCTGGAAGAAACAGGGTCTACAGCTGTATCACCAGAGGCTTTCCAAGTG CGTCCACCCCATGCATTCCAGGTTAAGATGAAGTTAGAAGCTGTGGACAAGCGAAGTCCAGCCCTGATCCGTGTGGCCACTGTGGAAGATATTGACACACACAGGATTAAG ATCCACTTTGATGGCTGGAGTCACGTAtatgatgaatggatggatgcgGACCACCCAGACATCCACCCGGCTGGCTGGTGTGAAGAAACTGGGCACCCTTTGACACCGCCCCTCC GACCCCGAGAACAACCGGTTTCAGGACAGACAAGCTTCTCCTCGGTGCCCTGTAAAGGAATAACTCATTCTAGAAACACAAAGTACAGCTTCCACCACAG gaagtgCCCCACTCCGGGCTGCGACGGAACAGGTCATGTGACTGGACGCTTCACAGCGCACCACTGTCTGTCAGGCTGCCCACTGGCTGAACGCAACCAGGGTCGTCTGAAGACGGAGCTGTCTGATACCGAGGGCCCTGGTGCCAAACGCAACCTGCTCATGTTTGGCCAGCGAAACAAGAAGTCGCGCTACCATGGCAG GATTGGACGTCCACCCAAATACAGGAAGAGCCAGCAGAGAACTTACCAGA GTATGACCGTGGAGGGGGTGTACCCATCCCTGTTCATGTCGGCTCTCTCCGCTCACCCTGACCGCACTCTGTCCCTCTGCTGGGAACAGCACTGCAAACTGCTGCCAGGGGTGGCTGGCATCCACGCCAGCAAGGTGGCCACCTGGACCGTGGAGGAG GTCTTCAGTTTCGTTCAGAACCTGACCGGCTGTGAAGAACAAGCTCGTCTCTTCAGGGATGAG ATGATTGATGGTGAAGCTTTCCTGCTGCTGACGCAGGCTGACATTGTCAAGATAATGAGCATCAAACTTGGCCCCGCCCTCAAAATCTACAATGCCATCCTCATGTTCAAGAGCACCGACGAAGGTCTGAAGTGA
- the l3mbtl1 gene encoding lethal(3)malignant brain tumor-like protein 1 isoform X2, which translates to MSAKVDLEVLTVGGDAPASDTPDIVPLEEGLPQRLCPQTTTSLVVSANTPIAQKGDVSHSRVEVVKGGGTNEPEASAMPSQVGGTCSIVHVLEWKEGMAILPGSNLKFRMSDSGTLEVVSDRKVTCAEPMAEATVTKEEHPEKRPARKVAKPGMCEQNQISPGPETQNKEGVALGPVSGCSVQLEQPVKEEPKPQEGASHHDGFDQEKRYCSEELHRDLANSKTETDEKMSSSQVTALDPELLKPMKKRKRKDYASPSEEESEIEAMEEKTEDLKICSSAGESKHNRSGPAEAKKEQWSWSQFLEEQRAVVAPPKLFQESQRVPQRKNGFRSGMKLEGIDPQHPSMYFVLTVAEVCGYRMRLHFDGYSECHDFWVNANCLDIHPAGWCERTGHKLYTPKGYKEEEFSWSNYLKLTKAQVAPKELFVSPGRTETPCNFEVGMKLEAVDRMNPSLICVATVTDVVDNRFLVHFDNWDDTYDYWCDASSPYIHPIGWCQERGLPLTPPQDYPDPDRFSWERYLEETGSTAVSPEAFQVRPPHAFQVKMKLEAVDKRSPALIRVATVEDIDTHRIKIHFDGWSHVYDEWMDADHPDIHPAGWCEETGHPLTPPLRESNAQPPGPREQPVSGQTSFSSVPCKGITHSRNTKYSFHHRKCPTPGCDGTGHVTGRFTAHHCLSGCPLAERNQGRLKTELSDTEGPGAKRNLLMFGQRNKKSRYHGRIGRPPKYRKSQQRTYQSMTVEGVYPSLFMSALSAHPDRTLSLCWEQHCKLLPGVAGIHASKVATWTVEEVFSFVQNLTGCEEQARLFRDEMIDGEAFLLLTQADIVKIMSIKLGPALKIYNAILMFKSTDEGLK; encoded by the exons ATGAGTGCCAAAGTAGACCTAGAGGTCCTGACTGTAGGTGGAGATGCCCCAGCTTCTGACACCCCCGACATCGTCCCACTGGAAGAGGGTTTGCCTCAAAGACTTTGTCCGCAGACTACCACGTCCCTCGTTGTTTCAG CTAACACTCCTATTGCACAGAAGGGGGACGTGTCACACAGCAGAGTGGAGGTGGTGAAGGGGGGTGGGACTAATGAGCCAGAAGCTTCTGCCATGCCGTCCCAGGTGGGTGGGACCTGCAGTATAGTCCACGTGTTGGAGTGGAAGGAAGGAATGGCAATTCTTCCGGGCAGCAACCTCAAG TTCCGCATGAGCGACTCTGGCACGTTGGAAGTGGTGAGTGACAGAAAGGTGACCTGTGCCGAACCCATGGCTGAAGCAACTGTTACAAAGGAGGAACATCCTGAGAAAAGACCTGCCAGGAAGGTTGCTAAACCTGGCATGTGTGAACAAAATCAGATTTCTCCAGGTCCAGAAACCCAGAACAAAG AAGGTGTTGCCCTTGGGCCTGTGAGTGGCTGTTCAGTACAACTGGAACAGCCTGTCAAGGAAGAGCCTAAGCCTCAGGAGGGTGCAAGCCACCACGATGGCTTTGACCAGGAGAAGAGGTACTGCTCCGAGGAGCTGCACAGAGACTTAGCCAACAGCAA AACtgagacagatgagaagatgtCAAGTAGCCAGGTGACAGCCTTGGACCCAGAGCTGCTGAAGCCcatgaaaaagaggaagaggaaggactATGCAAGCCCGTCGGAGGAAGAGTCTGAGATTGAGGCCATG gaggagaagacTGAGGACCTTAAAATATGCAGCTCTGCTGGCGAGAGCAAACACAACAGATCAG GCCCTGCAGAGGCCAAGAAGGAGCAGTGGTCATGGTCTCAGTTCCTGGAGGAGCAGAGGGCTGTGGTTGCCCCTCCCAAGCTTTTCCAGGAG TCTCAGAGGGTCCCACAGCGGAAGAATGGCTTCCGGTCAGGCATGAAGTTGGAAGGCATTGATCCCCAGCACCCGTCCATGTACTTCGTGTTGACTGTGGCCGAG GTGTGTGGCTACAGGATGAGGCTTCACTTTGACGGCTACTCCGAGTGCCATGACTTCTGGGTCAATGCCAATTGTCTCGATATCCACCCGGCGggctggtgcgagagaacgGGGCACAAGCTCTACACACCCAAAG GGTATAAGGAGGAGGAATTCTCCTGGTCCAACTACTTAAAACTTACAAAGGCACAAGTGGCCCCAAAGGAACTATTTGTCAGCCCTGGTCGA ACTGAAACACCATGCAACTTTGAGGTGGGGATGAAGCTAGAAGCTGTAGATCGCATGAATCCATCCCTTATCTGCGTTGCCACAGTGACAGATGTGGTAGACAATCGTTTTCTTGTGCACTTTGACAACTGGGATGACACCTATGACTACTG GTGTGATGCCAGCAGCCCATACATTCACCCCATTGGTTGGTGCCAAGAGAGAGGCCTTCCCCTCACTCCCCCACAAG ATTACCCAGATCCAGACAGGTTCTCCTGGGAGAGGTACCTGGAAGAAACAGGGTCTACAGCTGTATCACCAGAGGCTTTCCAAGTG CGTCCACCCCATGCATTCCAGGTTAAGATGAAGTTAGAAGCTGTGGACAAGCGAAGTCCAGCCCTGATCCGTGTGGCCACTGTGGAAGATATTGACACACACAGGATTAAG ATCCACTTTGATGGCTGGAGTCACGTAtatgatgaatggatggatgcgGACCACCCAGACATCCACCCGGCTGGCTGGTGTGAAGAAACTGGGCACCCTTTGACACCGCCCCTCCGTGAGTCCAATGCCCAGCCACCCG GACCCCGAGAACAACCGGTTTCAGGACAGACAAGCTTCTCCTCGGTGCCCTGTAAAGGAATAACTCATTCTAGAAACACAAAGTACAGCTTCCACCACAG gaagtgCCCCACTCCGGGCTGCGACGGAACAGGTCATGTGACTGGACGCTTCACAGCGCACCACTGTCTGTCAGGCTGCCCACTGGCTGAACGCAACCAGGGTCGTCTGAAGACGGAGCTGTCTGATACCGAGGGCCCTGGTGCCAAACGCAACCTGCTCATGTTTGGCCAGCGAAACAAGAAGTCGCGCTACCATGGCAG GATTGGACGTCCACCCAAATACAGGAAGAGCCAGCAGAGAACTTACCAGA GTATGACCGTGGAGGGGGTGTACCCATCCCTGTTCATGTCGGCTCTCTCCGCTCACCCTGACCGCACTCTGTCCCTCTGCTGGGAACAGCACTGCAAACTGCTGCCAGGGGTGGCTGGCATCCACGCCAGCAAGGTGGCCACCTGGACCGTGGAGGAG GTCTTCAGTTTCGTTCAGAACCTGACCGGCTGTGAAGAACAAGCTCGTCTCTTCAGGGATGAG ATGATTGATGGTGAAGCTTTCCTGCTGCTGACGCAGGCTGACATTGTCAAGATAATGAGCATCAAACTTGGCCCCGCCCTCAAAATCTACAATGCCATCCTCATGTTCAAGAGCACCGACGAAGGTCTGAAGTGA
- the l3mbtl1 gene encoding lethal(3)malignant brain tumor-like protein 1 isoform X4: MPQLLTPPTSSHWKRVCLKDFVRRLPRPSLFQKGDVSHSRVEVVKGGGTNEPEASAMPSQVGGTCSIVHVLEWKEGMAILPGSNLKFRMSDSGTLEVVSDRKVTCAEPMAEATVTKEEHPEKRPARKVAKPGMCEQNQISPGPETQNKEGVALGPVSGCSVQLEQPVKEEPKPQEGASHHDGFDQEKRYCSEELHRDLANSKTETDEKMSSSQVTALDPELLKPMKKRKRKDYASPSEEESEIEAMEEKTEDLKICSSAGESKHNRSAFFFPAGPAEAKKEQWSWSQFLEEQRAVVAPPKLFQESQRVPQRKNGFRSGMKLEGIDPQHPSMYFVLTVAEVCGYRMRLHFDGYSECHDFWVNANCLDIHPAGWCERTGHKLYTPKGYKEEEFSWSNYLKLTKAQVAPKELFVSPGRTETPCNFEVGMKLEAVDRMNPSLICVATVTDVVDNRFLVHFDNWDDTYDYWCDASSPYIHPIGWCQERGLPLTPPQDYPDPDRFSWERYLEETGSTAVSPEAFQVRPPHAFQVKMKLEAVDKRSPALIRVATVEDIDTHRIKIHFDGWSHVYDEWMDADHPDIHPAGWCEETGHPLTPPLRESNAQPPGPREQPVSGQTSFSSVPCKGITHSRNTKYSFHHRKCPTPGCDGTGHVTGRFTAHHCLSGCPLAERNQGRLKTELSDTEGPGAKRNLLMFGQRNKKSRYHGRIGRPPKYRKSQQRTYQSMTVEGVYPSLFMSALSAHPDRTLSLCWEQHCKLLPGVAGIHASKVATWTVEEVFSFVQNLTGCEEQARLFRDEMIDGEAFLLLTQADIVKIMSIKLGPALKIYNAILMFKSTDEGLK; the protein is encoded by the exons ATGCCCCAGCTTCTGACACCCCCGACATCGTCCCACTGGAAGAGGGTTTGCCTCAAAGACTTTGTCCGCAGACTACCACGTCCCTCGTTGTTTCAG AAGGGGGACGTGTCACACAGCAGAGTGGAGGTGGTGAAGGGGGGTGGGACTAATGAGCCAGAAGCTTCTGCCATGCCGTCCCAGGTGGGTGGGACCTGCAGTATAGTCCACGTGTTGGAGTGGAAGGAAGGAATGGCAATTCTTCCGGGCAGCAACCTCAAG TTCCGCATGAGCGACTCTGGCACGTTGGAAGTGGTGAGTGACAGAAAGGTGACCTGTGCCGAACCCATGGCTGAAGCAACTGTTACAAAGGAGGAACATCCTGAGAAAAGACCTGCCAGGAAGGTTGCTAAACCTGGCATGTGTGAACAAAATCAGATTTCTCCAGGTCCAGAAACCCAGAACAAAG AAGGTGTTGCCCTTGGGCCTGTGAGTGGCTGTTCAGTACAACTGGAACAGCCTGTCAAGGAAGAGCCTAAGCCTCAGGAGGGTGCAAGCCACCACGATGGCTTTGACCAGGAGAAGAGGTACTGCTCCGAGGAGCTGCACAGAGACTTAGCCAACAGCAA AACtgagacagatgagaagatgtCAAGTAGCCAGGTGACAGCCTTGGACCCAGAGCTGCTGAAGCCcatgaaaaagaggaagaggaaggactATGCAAGCCCGTCGGAGGAAGAGTCTGAGATTGAGGCCATG gaggagaagacTGAGGACCTTAAAATATGCAGCTCTGCTGGCGAGAGCAAACACAACAGATCAG CCTTTTTCTTCCCTGCAGGCCCTGCAGAGGCCAAGAAGGAGCAGTGGTCATGGTCTCAGTTCCTGGAGGAGCAGAGGGCTGTGGTTGCCCCTCCCAAGCTTTTCCAGGAG TCTCAGAGGGTCCCACAGCGGAAGAATGGCTTCCGGTCAGGCATGAAGTTGGAAGGCATTGATCCCCAGCACCCGTCCATGTACTTCGTGTTGACTGTGGCCGAG GTGTGTGGCTACAGGATGAGGCTTCACTTTGACGGCTACTCCGAGTGCCATGACTTCTGGGTCAATGCCAATTGTCTCGATATCCACCCGGCGggctggtgcgagagaacgGGGCACAAGCTCTACACACCCAAAG GGTATAAGGAGGAGGAATTCTCCTGGTCCAACTACTTAAAACTTACAAAGGCACAAGTGGCCCCAAAGGAACTATTTGTCAGCCCTGGTCGA ACTGAAACACCATGCAACTTTGAGGTGGGGATGAAGCTAGAAGCTGTAGATCGCATGAATCCATCCCTTATCTGCGTTGCCACAGTGACAGATGTGGTAGACAATCGTTTTCTTGTGCACTTTGACAACTGGGATGACACCTATGACTACTG GTGTGATGCCAGCAGCCCATACATTCACCCCATTGGTTGGTGCCAAGAGAGAGGCCTTCCCCTCACTCCCCCACAAG ATTACCCAGATCCAGACAGGTTCTCCTGGGAGAGGTACCTGGAAGAAACAGGGTCTACAGCTGTATCACCAGAGGCTTTCCAAGTG CGTCCACCCCATGCATTCCAGGTTAAGATGAAGTTAGAAGCTGTGGACAAGCGAAGTCCAGCCCTGATCCGTGTGGCCACTGTGGAAGATATTGACACACACAGGATTAAG ATCCACTTTGATGGCTGGAGTCACGTAtatgatgaatggatggatgcgGACCACCCAGACATCCACCCGGCTGGCTGGTGTGAAGAAACTGGGCACCCTTTGACACCGCCCCTCCGTGAGTCCAATGCCCAGCCACCCG GACCCCGAGAACAACCGGTTTCAGGACAGACAAGCTTCTCCTCGGTGCCCTGTAAAGGAATAACTCATTCTAGAAACACAAAGTACAGCTTCCACCACAG gaagtgCCCCACTCCGGGCTGCGACGGAACAGGTCATGTGACTGGACGCTTCACAGCGCACCACTGTCTGTCAGGCTGCCCACTGGCTGAACGCAACCAGGGTCGTCTGAAGACGGAGCTGTCTGATACCGAGGGCCCTGGTGCCAAACGCAACCTGCTCATGTTTGGCCAGCGAAACAAGAAGTCGCGCTACCATGGCAG GATTGGACGTCCACCCAAATACAGGAAGAGCCAGCAGAGAACTTACCAGA GTATGACCGTGGAGGGGGTGTACCCATCCCTGTTCATGTCGGCTCTCTCCGCTCACCCTGACCGCACTCTGTCCCTCTGCTGGGAACAGCACTGCAAACTGCTGCCAGGGGTGGCTGGCATCCACGCCAGCAAGGTGGCCACCTGGACCGTGGAGGAG GTCTTCAGTTTCGTTCAGAACCTGACCGGCTGTGAAGAACAAGCTCGTCTCTTCAGGGATGAG ATGATTGATGGTGAAGCTTTCCTGCTGCTGACGCAGGCTGACATTGTCAAGATAATGAGCATCAAACTTGGCCCCGCCCTCAAAATCTACAATGCCATCCTCATGTTCAAGAGCACCGACGAAGGTCTGAAGTGA